DNA sequence from the bacterium genome:
CCTCAGGGGCGCGCCGAGCTGCGGATCGCTGCCGAGGCCTCCACCCGCCAACGATTCAATCGGGCCATCGAACAACTCGCCGCCTGACCCGGACCGATACCCTCAGGGGCCCGGATCCAATGACGGATTGGGGCTAGGTGGCGGCACCCGTGATCCCAACCGGGCTAGCATGGGACCATCGAGCATCGGGAGGGCGGCATGGATCTGGGACTCGCGGACAAGGCGGTGGTGATCACCGGGGGAAGCAAGGGGATCGGGCGGGCGACGGCCCTGGCCTTCGCGGGCGAGGGCGCGAACGTGGCGATCTGCGCCCGCAGCGAAGGTCCTCTGGAAGAAACCGCCAAGGAGATCGAGGCCCGGGGTGTGCGTGCCTACGCGGCTCCTTGCGATGTGGCGGATGCGAGCTCGCTAGGCGGCTTCCTGGATGACGCACGCGCGGCACTTGGCGGCGTGGACGTGCTCGTGAACAATGCCTCGGGCTTCGGGGTGAGCGACGACGAGGCTGGCTGGGCCGCTGGCTTCAACGTCGACATGATGGCTTCCGTGCGCGCCACATGGAAGGTCGTTCCGTGGATGTCCGAGGCCGGTGGCGGCTCAGTGATCCACATCTCGTCGACCTCGGGCCTAGAAGCGGGCTCCCCGGCCGCCTACGCCGCCGTCAAGGCCGCGTTGATGAGTCACTCGAAGACACTCGCCATCAATTTGGCACCCCGGGGCATCCGGGTGAACACCGTGGCGCCCGGCTCGATCGAGTTTCCCGGCGGAATGTGGGAGACCGTGAAGAAGGTCAACAACGAGATGTACGAGGGGATCCGCAACTCGATCCCGTTCGGTCGCCTGGGTACCGCGGAAGAAGTCGCCGCCGCGACGGTCTTCCTGTCGTCAGCGCCGGCCAGCTGGATCACCGGCATCACCCTCGCCGTAGACGGCGGCCAACACAAAGGAAACTAAGTCCCCGCTCGTTGACTTAGTGGACCGTGATCAGGTTGCGGCGTTGGCGGCGGTATTCGGTTTCGGTGATCTCGCCTGCTCTTCGTGCTTCTTCGAGTTCGGCGAGGGCGCGGAGGGCTTCCGGGTCGTCGGGGATGCGTTCGATGGGGATCTCGGGCGTGTCTTCCGGGGCTTCTTCCGGTTCGCCTAGCAGGATCGTCTTGCGCAGTACCTTGCCGGTCGGACCGACCCGGATGTTCGAGGCTTTCCGGAAGCTCGGGTCGCGCCACTCGACGGCGACGGCCTGGTGCCCGACGGGGGCAATGGCATCTGCTCCGATCACTTTGAAGCTCATTACCTCACGCCCGACGGCAGGCTCCTTGATCTCGATGTTCGAACTCTTCGGCACCGGCCAATCGACGCGGTTCAGGTGGATGTAGAGCAGGTCGTCCGCACCGACGTAGGCGACGAAGCTCGTCATGTAGTTCTGATGGAAGATGCCGAGGCGCTTCTCCTTGCGCGTGATCTGGACGATCACCTCCTGGTCGCTCTTCGCCTTGGCGAGAGCATCGCTGAGGGCATCGCCCAGGGGGTAGAGGAGCGAGGTCTCGATGGCGGGTTTTCGCTGGCCGCCGTCGTCATCGACTGCGGTGCGCACATCGATGCTCGAGAGGATGTGCGCCAGGCGGATGTTCGAGAGCGTGGCCGGGTGCCGGAAATGACGCTCGACCGTCGTGTCGTCCTTCAGCTCTGCGCGGAGCACCACGGAAAGATGATCGTCAGCGTGCAGGGTCTGTCGGGTGTAGGTGGTGCCGCAGCCGAGCGACAGCGAGAGCAGCGCGGCCGCCAAGAGGGTGAAGATGTCATGTCGAAAAAGCACTGACGATCCGATATGTGAGAAAGCTGGCGCCGTAGGCGAGAGCGAGAAGGTAGGCGAAAGCAAAGGCAGGCCAACGCCAGGAGTTGGTCTCCCGGCGCATCACCGCGAGGGTGGATGTGCACTGAAGGGCGAATACGAAGAAGATGAGTAGCGAAGCAACCGTTGCGGAGGTGAAGACGCGCTCGCCTGTTCGCGGGTCGACATCTTGGCGAATCGCCTCGCGCAGGGAAGTGTCTTCATCCTCGGAGGCGGCGTAGACCTGGGCAAGGGTCGCGACGATGACCTCCCGAGCCGCGAGGCTCGCGACCAGGCCGACGCCTATCTTCCAATCGAAACCCAGCGGTGCGATCACGGGTTCGATCGCACGCCCCAGGGAGCCGGCTGCGCTGTGTTCCAAGGCGTAGCGGCTGGCTTCCCTTTCCGAGGTGCCGGCCGGTATGTCGACCCGGGGGAAGGTAAGGAGCCCCCACAAGACGATCGAGGCCAGCAGGATGATCGTGCCGGCCCGACGCAGGAAGGCGCTCGCTGCGCCCCAGACCTGGGAGAGCCAGAGCCGGAAGGGCGGCACGCGATACGGTGGCAGTTCGAGGACGAAGGGCAGGGATGCGTGGCCGACGACGAAGCGGCTCAACACGGAGGCCGCGATCAGGGCCGTGATGCCTCCGAGCACGTACAAGCCCAGCAGTACGAGGCCTTGCAGTCCGAGCCCACCCCAGACCGTCGTGGCCGGCACGAACGCGCCGATCAAGAGCGCGTACACCGGGAGTCGTGCGGAGCAGGTGATCAAGGGTGCAACCAGGATCGTCACCAACCGGTGCCGCGGTGAGGGCACGGTACGTGCGGCCATGATGCCCGGGACGGCGCACGCATAGGAAGACAGCAGAGCGACGAACGCTCGGCCTTCGAGGCCGATGCGCGCCATCAGCCGATCGACCACGAACGCGGCTCGCGCCATGTAGCCCACGTCTTCCAGCAGGTAGAGCAGCCCGAAGAGCAGCATGATCTGGGGCAGGAAGATCACGACCGAGCCGACCCCTGCGATCAGGCCATCGCTCAAGAAATCGGCGAGCAGGCCGGCGGGCAGCACGGTGCGTACCGCGCCAGCCAGGGTGCTCATGCCTGCGTCGATGGCATCCATGGCAGGCGTCGCCCAGGCGAAGATCAGCTGGAAGAAGAGCACCATGACCGCGATGAACAATGCGCTTCCACCCAACGGGTGGAGCACGATCCGGTCGATTCGCTCGGTCCAGGGGTCGCGGCCGGGCGCACGCAGGACGACCCGTTCCAGCACCGATTCACACCAGGCGTGGCGTTCCATCTCGTCGGTCGGCGGTGGGATGGGCGGGCGCTCCCACTCGGACGGCCGGGGAAGGAGTTGACGAAGGGCGTCGAGGCCGATCCCGCGATGGCCGACCACGCTCAGGACCGGAATTCCGAGAGCGGCGCGCAAGCGTTCCACGTCGAGCTTCCCGCCACGCGCATGGAGCTCGTCGGTCATGGTGAGGACCAGGCAGGTCGGCAGCCCCTCGTTCACCAACTCGGCCACGAAGCCAAGCGATCGGGAGATGGCGCAAGCGTCGACTGTGATGATCAGAGCGTCCGGTGCGGCTACGTTCGCGACCTTCCCTTCCAGGACCCGGCTCACCACGGCCTCGTCCGGGCTCATCGGCTCGAGGCCGTAGGTGCCCGGCAAGTCGATGATCTGCACGCTCCGCCCACCGAGCTGGGCGGTTCCCTCCCGCCGCTCGACCGTCACGCCCGGGTAGTTGCCGACCTTGGCCCGCAGGCCGGTCAGGGCGTTGAATAGCGTGGTCTTGCCCGAGTTGGGACTGCCGACCAGGCCTAGCCGAAGAAGCGGCGGGGCAGCGGCTTCAGTCATCGGTGTTCACACGCACGAGCCCTGCCTCGCTGCGGCGCAGGCATAGCTGGACTCCGCGCAGCTCGTAGATGCGCGGGTCGCCGAGGGGCGCGCGCCGCAGACAGTGCACGACGGTCCCGGGATGCAGGCCGAGATCTCGGAGGCGGGTGCCGAGAGGTCCCGGGGCGTCGACGGCGATCACCTTGGCAGTCGCCCCGACGGGCAGTTCGGATAGGAGGACGGGTTCGATCACAGTGGAAAATAATGAAAATGAATTTCGATTTCGCGGTATTGGGGAGGCTACGGACCTGGCGCGGAAGCGTCAACTTCCCGTCCTGACGGGGAAAATCTCAGTTTGAGAACGCGTTCGCGTGTTCCCGCCTACTCATTCTCGCTTCGCAGCTGCCGAACCATCAGGGCCATGCCGCCGGCCTTCGGGTCGACCTCGCCCCGCAGGATTTGACGCACCCCGAAGGCGATGGGCATGTCCACGCCGAGCCGGGTGGCCAGCTCACATACGGCGTAGGTCGTTCGGACGCCCTCGGCCACCTGGTTCATGCCGGCGATGATCTCGTCGAGACTGCGGCCGCGGCCGATCTCGAGGCCCACGTTGCGGTTGCGGGAGAGATCGCCGGTGCAAGTGAGGATCAGGTCGCCCATTCCGGAAAGCCCCAGGAAGGTCAGGGGGTTGGCGCCCAGTGCCTGGCCGAGGCGGGTGATCTCGCGCAGGCCGCGGGTCATCAGGCCTGCCCGTGCGTTCATGCCCGCCGCGAGGCCGTCGCAGATACCGACGGCGATGGCGACCACGTTCTTGAGCGCGCCGCCGATCTCCACACCCACCACATCGTCATGGGTGTAACAGCGGAACCATGAGCAGGAGAGAGCCGTCTGCACGGCAATGGCGTAGACCTCCTCGCGGCAGGCCAATGTGACGGCGGTGGGCTTCTGCATCGCGATCTCGTGCGCGAAGGAGGGGCCGGAGAGGCACACGATGCGCGGATGCAGGGCTTCTGGAAGTACATCCTCGAGTATCTGATGCATCACCATCCCGGTCTCGACCTCGATGCCCTTCACGGTGGAGACGAGAATCGCGTCCTGATCCATGGCCTTGCCCGCGCGGGACATCACCTCACGAACTCCGTGGCTCGGAACTGCGCAGATCACGATTTCCCGATCCGCCAGGGCTTCGTTCAGATCGGAGGTCGCCCTGATGTTGGCCGGGAGTTCGATGTCGCTCAGGTATCTCGGGTTGCGGCGTTCGCGCTCGATGGATTCCGCAGTCTCGGGATCGCGCGCCCAGATCGTGACATCGTGATCGTGCGCCGCGAGCACCGCGAGACATGTGCCGAAGCTTCCGGCTCCGAGAACTGCGACAGGGGTGGGCATGGGCGCGGAGTGTAACCGCCTTCCGGGCCGGTCTTTCCATTGACGAGTGCCAGCCCCGGGGCTAGCTTCGGCGCGAATTCCGCTTCTATGACGGGGAGTTAGGTGGTTTTCCTGCCAGCCCGTTCCCGGCTTCTTCCGGGTTGGCTGGCGCAGGCGTAGGCGAGTTGGGGGGTGCGCGCATGCTCATGGAGTTCGTCGGCATCCTGCTGATCCTGGCTCTTGCGCTGCTCGTTGCTGCTGGATTTCTCGTTCTCCACCGTGCGCTCTCGCCGAAGCGCGAGTTCGCCGCGAAGCAGGAACCCTTCGAGTGCGGCGAAGACCAGATCGTTTCGCCCCACCAGCGGTTCTCCGTGAAGTTCTATCTGGTCGCGATGTTATTCGTGCTCTTCGACGTGGAAGCGATGTTCTTCTATCCGTGGGGTGCGATCTTTCGGGATCTCGGTGGTTATGGGTTCGCCGTGATGGCGGTGTTCACCATCCCCCTCGTGCTCGGCCTGGTCTACGAGTGGAAGAAAGGCGCCCTCGAATGGTGAGCGTGGAAACCCGCGCGGCCATCGATGCTGAGATCGCCAAGATGCCCGAGAAGCGCGGAGCATTGCTCGCCGCATTGCGGCTCGTGCAGGAGGAACACGGTCATCTCTCTCTCGAGGCGATGGAGGAGGTGGCGCGGATCTTCGAGCTGCATCCGACCGAGGTTCTCGAGGTCGTCAGTTTCTACAACCACTTTCGGGCTCAGCCCCGAGGACGTCACGAGGTGAACGTCTGCACGAGCCTCACGTGCTCTCTGCGCGGTGGCCGCGGATTGCTGCGCCAGTTGCAGGCGTACCTCGGTGTGCATGCGGGTCAAACGACCTCCGACGGCAGGATCAGTCTGGGCCATGAGGAATGCCTCGGCGCCTGCGGCAATGCACCGATGCTCCGCATCGACGACGCCTACCATCTGGACCTCGATTGGGCGCGCGCTCAGCAGCTCCTGGACGGATTGGAGTAGCTCGCGGGATGGGTCATCGGGTTCCTCATGTCACCCATTACCTGACCGAGCATTTTGCCGACGACGGTTACACCACCCTCTCGGGCTTCCGCGCACGGGGCGGCTACGAGACGGCACGTCGCGTGCTCGTGGAGCAGAGCCCGGACGACGTGATCGGGACACTGAAGAGAGCCGGGCTCAAGGGGCGTGGCGGCGCCGGCTTCGATGCCGGTACGAAGTGGTCGTTCATGCCGCGGGATGGGGCTGGGCCGAGCTACCTCGTCTGCAACGCAGACGAATCGGAACCTGGCTCGTTCAAGGACCGTGTCTTGATGGAACGGGGCCCGCACCAGCTCATCGAAGGGATCCTGATCCCTGCCTTTGCAACCGGAGCCGCCACGACGTTTCTCTACATACGGGGCGAGTACGCGGAGCCGGCGCGTATTCTCCAGCGGGCGATCGATGATGCCACCGCAGCAGGTGTGCTTGGCTCCAACGTGCTCGGGACAGGTTTTGCCCACCAGATCGTGCTGGTGCGCGGTGCGGGCGCCTACATCTGCGGGGAAGAAACAGGGCTCCTCGAATCCCTGGAAGGGAAGAAGGGGCAGCCTCGCCGCAAACCCCCGTTCCCCGCCGAGCGCGGAGCCTTTGGTCGACCGACCACCGTGAACAACGTCGAGACCTTCTGTCACGTGCCGCATATCTTCGCGCGGGGCGTCGACTGGTTTCGGAGTATCGGGACCGAAGAGAGTCCCGGAACGACACTCTTCGGTGTTTCAGGGCATGTGGAGCGACCCGGGCTCTACGAGTTGCCCCTCGGTACGAGGCTGGACGAGATCATCTTCGAGCACGCCGGCGGCGTTCGCGCTGGCCGCAAGCTGAAGGCCGCCATTCCGGGTGGCGTATCGATGCCGGTGCTTCCTGCAGGACACCTCGACGTGCCGATGGCCAACGAATTCCTGCGCGAACATGGCAGCTCGCTTGGCACCGGAGGCGTGATCGTGATGGACGAGACCACCTGCATGGTTCGCGTCGGGTGTGTCATCTCCGAGTTCTTTCGAGACGAATCCTGTGGCCAATGCACGCAATGTCGCGAGGGCACGGGCTGGATGCACAAACTGCTGCTTCGGATCGAGCGCGGAAGCGGAACCGAAGCCGACCTCGACGTGTTGGAGGATGTCGCCGGAAAAATGGAAGGGGCCACGATCTGCGCCTTTGCGGATGCAGCAGCCTGGCCCGTGCAAGCCCTCCTGCGCCATTTTCGTTCGGAGTTCCAGGGCCACGTACACGCCCAGAAATGTCCGCTCCCGGAAAGCTTCGAGATCTGATGCTGCGCATTACGATCGATGGAACGCGTTATGAGGTCGAGGAGGGGCTGACCCTTCTGCAAGCCCTCGACGAACTCGGCGTCCTCATGAAGGGCGTCGACATCCCCCACTACTGTTGGCATCCGAAGCTCTCGGTCGATGGCTCATGCCGCATGTGCCAGGTCGAAGTGGAGGGCATTCCCAAGCTGCAGATCGCGTGCGATACCCCGGTTCGGGAGGGCATGGTCGTCCATACGAGGAACGAGCGTGTCCTGAAGGCTCGCGCGGGTGTGATGGAGCTGATGCTCGTCAACCACCCGCTCGATTGCCCGATCTGCGACCAGGCTGGCGAATGCAAGCTTCAAGACTACGCATTCGAGTACGGCCAGATGCATACGCGCACTCGAGAGCCTCGCCGGGCGCTGAAGAAACGTGTCGACCTGGGTGCGACGATCGTATTCGACCAGGAGCGCTGCATCCTCTGCCGCCGCTGTGTGCGCTTCTGTCGAGAGATACCGGGAACGAGCGAGCTTGCCATCACCCAGCGCGGCGATCGCTCGACGGTCGAGACGTTTCCCGGCAAGCCACTCGAGAACGACTACTCGATGAACGTGGCGGATATCTGCCCGGTTGGCGCGCTCACGACACGGGATTTTCGTTTCAAGGTGCGGGTCTGGTTCCTGGAAGAGGTGCCGGGCATTTGTACGGGTTGCTCGCGAGGTTGCAACGTCCATGTTGGCGTGGCCGACGATCAGGTGCGGCGCTACACGCCCAGACGCAACGATGACGTGAACGATACGTGGCTCTGTGATTCCGGTCGTATGACCTATCAGGAAATTGGTGCGCCGGATCGGATCAGGGAGGCCGCGCTCCGCGGAGATTCGGGTGAACTGATCGGCGCGACGATCGATCAGGCCATCGACCGGGCCGCGCGGCTGGTGCGTGAAGCGGTCGAGAAAGAAGGCCCGGGTGTGGTGGCGGCGCTGGCTTCCGGCCATGCGACGAACGAAGATCTGGCCGCGTTGCGTGGGCTGTTGGCCGCGCTTGGCAGCGAGACCCACGGCCTGCCGATCGTGACCGGCGCGGGAGACGCATTGTTGGTCCGGCCGGAAAAGGCGGCGAATGCGGAAGGTGCCCGGGCGGCTGGCTTTGGCGAGCCGGGGCTGCTGCTCGACAAGATCCGCGGTGGTGGGGTCCGGGTCCTGATCGTGCTCGGCCATGACATCATCCACGAGCAGTTCCTGGGTTCGCCCGAACCGCTCGCGGCGCTCGACGCGGTGATCCTGCTCGATACCCATCGCTCACGCCTGGAGCAGGTAGCTGACGTCGTCATACCGGCTCGCCATCTGGCCGAGAAAGGCGGCACCGTGACCAACTTCGAGGGCCGCATCCAGGCCGTTCCTGCGGCTCTGGAGCCCGCGTTCGAAGCCGTCGCTGAGGCACACGTTCTCGCACGGATCGCCTCGGCGTTGGACCTGTCGATCGACGACGGGTCCGAGCACGAACGCGAGGCTGATTGAGCCGTGTTGGAGGTGGTGCTCAAGCTGCTGTTCATCGTGCTCGTCGTGTTGGCGGCCATGTTGCCACTCATCACCTGGGTGGAGCGCAAGCAGAGCGCTGTGATGCAGGATCGCATCGGGGCGAATCGTGCGGATCTGATGGGCGTGACGATCCTCGGCCTGCTGCATCCGATGGCGGACGTACTGAAGCTCTTCTCGAAGGAAGACTTCGTTCCGGCCGGCGCGAATCGCATTCTCCATCTGCTGGCTCCGGTCGTCGCGATCGTGCCGGCGATCATCACGCTTGCGGTCATTCCGTACGGAGGCACCTATGTCTTCGGCGAGTCGACGCTGAGCCTGGTGGTGGCGGACATCGATTGGGGAATGCTCTTCGTGTTCGCCGTGGGATCCATCGCTACCTACGGCGCCGTGATGGCAGGCTGGTCCAGCAACAACAACTGGAGCCTGCTCGGTTCGATGCGTGCTTCGGCCCAGATGATCTCCTACGAGGTCACGATGGGCCTCTCGATCGTCGGCTTGTTCATGGTCTACGAAACCCTGCAGCTTCCTGCGATGGCTGCCTGGCAAGATGACAGCTTCCGTTTGCTCGGCTTCGTGGAGCATCTGGGGGGCGTGGAACTCCCCTCCATTCTGGGCTGGATTCGCCTTCCGCTCTGGGGCGTCTTCCTGCAACCGCTCGGCTTCGTGCTCTTCCTCACCTGCATCATGGCCGAGAACAAGCGCCCGCCCTTCGACGCACCGGAAGGCGAGAGCGAACTCGTTGCCGGATATCACCTGGAATACTCGGGGATGCGCTTCGGCCTCTTCTACACGGCCGAGTTCCTCGAGGTGCCGGTGATCGGCTGTATTCTCACCACGCTCTTCTTCGGAGGCTGGGCGATTCCGTTCCTGCCCCAGGAGACGATCATTGGATTCATCGGTGCTGGTTTCGGCGAGGGCTTCGCGACCGGTGTCTGCCTCGTCCTGCACGTCCTCTCGTTCTTGACGAAGGTCGTGTTGATGATCTGGTTGCAGATGGCGCTGCGCTGGACCTTGCCGCGTTTTCGGTACGACCAGGTGATGGATCTGTGCTGGAAGGTGATCTTGCCGCTCTCGATCGCGAACGTGTTCGTGACGGGCGCCATCATTCTCTGGGTCGAAGCGGTGTTGGCATGAGCGAATGGATCTTCTACGCCTTCGCTGCAATCGCCGTTGCGGGTGCCCTCGGGATGGTGCTGAACGTCCGCAATATCGTGGCCGGTGCACTCTCACTCACCGCGACGATGGTCTCCCTGGGCGGCGTCTACGTCTTGTTGGAGGCGTACTTGATTGGCGTGCTCCAGATTCTGGTCTACGCCGGCGCAATCGTCGTCGTCTTCCTCTTCGTGGTGATGCTCCTGAACCTGCGCGAGGACGGTTTCGCATCGGGTCGGCAATGGGTGACCAAGGCGATCGCCGCGGCCCTCGGGCTGGCTGCGGCGGTAGGGCTCGTGGGCCTGCTTCCATTGCACTTCCCGGAAGCCGCGGCCTTGCCGGAAGGCTTCGGTGGCTACCGGTCGCTCGCCACATTGCTCTTCACGGATTACGTATTGGCGTTCGAAGTGAGCTCCCTCCTGCTCCTCTCGGCCATGGTCGGTGCCGTCATCCTCGCTCGCCGGAGCAGCGAATGATGGTCGGCGAGGCGGTCGTCCTCTCAGCCATTCTGTTCGCCATCGGTACCGTGGGTGCGCTCGTGCGACGAAACGTGATCGTGGTCCTGATGTCGATCGAGCTGATGCTGAATGCGGTCAACCTGGCGCTCGTAGCCTTCTCCCGCCAATGGGCGGATGCGGCAGGCCAGATGCTCGTGTTGATGGTGATCGTTGTCGCCGCGGCGGAAGTCGCCGTCGGCCTGGGCATCGTGATCGCGCTCTTCAGGAACCGCGAGTCGTTGAACGTCGAAGACGCGAGCCTGCTCAAGTGGTAGGCGTGACCGGGCCGGCCGAGTACGACCTGCTGCATTGGATACCTGCGTTGCCTCTAATCGCAGCGGTCATCCACGGACTCTGCCTTGGCCTGTTGCGTCAGCCGTTGCCTCGCATTGCGACGATCGCGCTTTCTTGTGGCGCTACGGGGCTCACCTTCGTGTTCTCATTCGTCGCACTGCTGGCTCTGACGGAGTTGCCCGCCGGTAGCCGCGTTCTTCAAGAGGGGCTCTTCACCTGGATTGGCGCCGGGCCGTTCAGCGCAGAGGTCGCGTTCCTGCTCGACCCGCTCTCCGCCGTGATGATCCTGATCGTTTCCGGAGTGGGCTTCCTGATCCATGTCTACTCGATCGGATACATGGACGCCGACGCGAGAGAGGACAAGGGCTTCCAGCGCTTCTTTGCCTACCTGAACCTCTTCACCTTCTCGATGTTGGTTCTGGTCCTGGCCGACAACCTGCTGCTCATGTTCCTGGGATGGGAGGGCGTCGGACTCTGCTCCTATCTGCTGATCGGATTCTGGTACAGCGATGAGTGGAACGCCTATTGCGGCAGCAAGGCCTTCATCGTCAATCGCATCGGCGATTTCGGCTTCCTGGTGGGAATGTTCCTGCTCTTCTGGGCGCTTCAGGATGTGGGCCGCGGCACTGTAACGTTCCAGGAACTCCAGGCCGCCTTTCCCCTGATCGCGGACCAGGTGGTGCAGCTCCCGGACTGGCTGGGTGGTGCGCAATGGAAGCTCGCCACGTTGATCGGCCTGTGCTTCTTCCTGGGCGCGGCGGGAAAGTCGGCCCAGCTTCCGCTCTACGTATGGCTCCCGGACGCCATGGCGGGCCCGACACCCGTCTCCGCCTTGATCCACGCCGCCACGATGGTGACGGCGGGAGTCTATCTGGTGTGCCGGATGAGCTTTCTGTACGCGGCTGCACCGGGTGCCTCCGCCGTGATCGCCTGGGTTGGCGCGTTGACGGCCCTCTTTGCGGCTGTCGTGGCCATCGCGCAGACCGACATCAAGAAGGTGTTGGCTTACTCCACCGTGAGCCAACTCGGGTTCATGTTTCTTGCGGCAGGTTGCGGTGCCTACGGCGCCGCGATCTGGCACCTCACTACCCATGCCTGGTTCAAGGC
Encoded proteins:
- the nuoL gene encoding NADH-quinone oxidoreductase subunit L; the protein is MTGPAEYDLLHWIPALPLIAAVIHGLCLGLLRQPLPRIATIALSCGATGLTFVFSFVALLALTELPAGSRVLQEGLFTWIGAGPFSAEVAFLLDPLSAVMILIVSGVGFLIHVYSIGYMDADAREDKGFQRFFAYLNLFTFSMLVLVLADNLLLMFLGWEGVGLCSYLLIGFWYSDEWNAYCGSKAFIVNRIGDFGFLVGMFLLFWALQDVGRGTVTFQELQAAFPLIADQVVQLPDWLGGAQWKLATLIGLCFFLGAAGKSAQLPLYVWLPDAMAGPTPVSALIHAATMVTAGVYLVCRMSFLYAAAPGASAVIAWVGALTALFAAVVAIAQTDIKKVLAYSTVSQLGFMFLAAGCGAYGAAIWHLTTHAWFKALLFLAAGSVILAVHHEQDIDKMGGLHRFLVWTRLTFLAGVLAIAGAPYLSGFFSKDEILLSVHLANHVPGHAILYRVALFTAGLTAFYMFRLYFRVFFGECRMTREQQGSIQESPRTVTIPLIILAILAVAGGVVFGPSEAFIPIEDANSFGNFVAPVLASMSHDVEHSLEWKLAAVATLVAFSGAALAYWLYVARPAYPAKIRGLLGGAFRLVEGRFWVDELYDRILVQPFVRISDRLLYRGIDSRLLDGLLIGGTARGVRALAADMLKYAQSGLVQGYLFLMLVGTLAIIGYLAT